The DNA window GATTCATCAATTGAATACCATACAGGGGGCATTCTCCTGGAATTCGAGGAAACGTAGTGGCAGCGACAATACCTCCCCCCTTTGAAGGAATAAGAACAATTCAGCGGCCGCAGGCCGGGGTTCGGGATGGCGAAAACCTTCGCGTCTTCAGTCCCGGGCCATAACCTACCGGTGGGGAAGAAGGGAGAAAAAGATTCCTGAGGGAACCTGGGAGTCCATCGGCACTTACCGAGGTATTTTCGAGGTTAGTGTCCGTTATGTACTCCAAAGAGCGCAAGCGTTTCCCGCAGGAACTTTTTCTGCCCGGATTCCCCACCCGCGACAACCTGCAAACCGGGACTGAAGACTCATCCCCTCCCCCTCACCATCCCGCCCCCCGACCGTCCCGGCGGCGTTCTCCTTCCTCAGTTAAATCCTTATTTTACATCCTGCCCCCGACAGTCAAAAAAAGCCATCTGCTTCCCAGCAGACAGCTTTTCATGACACATTCGTTCCGTCCCGTACTCCCCGTTACTTTCCGGGACGTCCAAACACACTCCGGCAGAGCCTGACATATTCCTGATACTCGGGATATTCTCTGAGATCCGCCAGGAGATCCACCATAGAATTGTAATACCACGCGTGCTTCTCTTTTTCTTTTACATTAAAACGCTCCCAGATTTTCTCCCCTACCAGGATGTAATCCCGGGCGGTGCTTCGGATATTGCTCAGCTTGTCCGCCAGGGTGATGATTTTAATCTCACGTCCTGCGGAGCGCAGATGATTTATGGTACAGCTTTTCCGTTCCATCCACGTCTTGGATTTATCCTCGCTCTCCTCGGCTACCAGATCCGCCACATGGCGGCCAAAATGTTCTTTCAGCTCCCCGTAACTGACTCCGGCATCCTCAATCGTATCGTGAAGGAGTGCGGCGGCTATCACTTCCTCATCATCGGACATCATCGATGCTATCACGGCAGTCTCCAGAGGATGGGTTATATAAGGTATCTTGGACCCTTTTCTGAACGCTCCTCTGTGTGCTTTTTCCGCAAATTCAGCAGCTTCCCTTATCATTGGATCCCCCTATTCTGATTGGCCGGCGGCTGTCTGGCCTCCGTCCCGGACAATGTGTACGTCCATCTGGTTAAATGGAATTTCAATTCCGGCTTCGTCAAACGCCAGTTTTATTTTCTCCGTAATATCCCATCTGGTCTTCCAGTAGTCCGCTGCCGCAACCCAGCCTCTTGCGCCAATCATCACCGAGCTGTCACCCAGGCTGTCTACAAACACTGTGATGTCGGAATCCTTTATAATCGCAGGGTGTTCTGTGTAAAGTTTTTCAAGTATCAGCTTTGCTTTCTTTAAATCGGACTGATATCCGATTCCCACGGTCAGGTCAAGTCTCCTCTTATCCATTGCCGTCACATTCGTGACGGTGGAATTGGCCAGCGTTCCGTTGGGAACCGTGATTGCCTTGTTGTCAACGGTAGCCAGTGTCGTATATACGAGACCAATCATGGAAACCGTGCCCTCTCCCTGGGGACAGATGATGTAATCGCCAACCTTAAACGGTTTCATCATCAAAATCAGCACGCCGCCGGCGAAATTGGCCAGGCTCTGCTGCAGGGAAAGGCTCAGCGCCAGGCTGGCCGTACCCAGGACTGCCAGAATGGATGTCGTGTTGACCCCAAGCTGTCCCAGTATAATAAACACCAAAAGTGCATACAGGATGAATTCCGTAAGGGAACGGAGGAATTTGGAAACGCCAATCTCCACACCGGTCCGCTCAAAAGACGCATTCATCATCTTCTGTACGATCCTTATCAGTTTTCTTCCTATCAGAAATATCAGCAGTGCAATAAACAGTTTCCATCCGAGGGACATCAAATCAGGTCCCAGGTCCGTCAGCATCTGCTTTATCATTCCCGGCTTCAGCTGCTGGAGATCCGAAATATCTCTGTTGATTGATTCCACCGCATCCGTTGCCGCCGTTCCGGCTGTCGCCAGCATAAATATATGTCCTGTCATTCAGAATCTACCGCCTTACTTCTTTGTTCTCTTTTTCAGCGGTATTACATCCGCCGGTTTTCTTTCCGGTACCGGAGCGTTCCCGGGTTTTGCCCCGCTCTTTTTCTCCGCATTTGCCGCAGGTTTTACGGTTTCCGCTCTCTTTACATTCCCCGCAGTCTTTGCTGTATCCGCAGCCTTTACTGTATCCACGGTCTTTACTGTATCCGCAGTCTTTGCCGTGCTTTTGGATTTTGCATTTTTCACTGCCGTCTTTTTCTGTGTCTTCTGAACCGGTTTTGCGGCTTTCTCCGGGGTGCAGCTAAATACACATACACTCAGCGGAGGCACCTGAATCGTGATGGAATAGTCCCTTCCGTCACATTCCTCTTCCCTGGAAGTCTTGACTCTCGGGTTTCCCTTGCCGCTTCCGCCAAATTTCTTCGCTTCACTGTTGAAAATCTCTTTGTATTTTCCTTCAAATGGAACTCCCGTGACATACTTCTCATGGAGAACCGGAGCGAAATTACAAACAAAAAGAAGTGTTTCCTCTTTCTTATCCGTCTTTCTGATAAACGATACAATATTATTGGCCGAATCCATGCAGTTGACCCACTCAAATCCTTCCGGATGATAATCATTGCGGTAGAAGGCCGGATGTGTCCGGTACAGATGGTTCAGTTCTTTCACATATTCCTTCATCTCGCTGTGGAGCGGGTATTCAAGAAGGTTCCACTCCAGCTCCGCATTCTCATTCCATTCATTAAGCTGGCCGAAATCCTGGCCCATGAACAGGAGCTTCTTGCCAGGATGGCCCATCATGAATCCGTAGGCTGCCCTCAGGTTGGCAAACTTCTCTTCCATCGTCTGTCCGGGCATCTTACCCACCATGGAACCTTTGCCATGAACCACCTCATCGTGTGAGAATACCAGGATAAAATCTTCACTGTATGCATACAACATACTAAATGTCAATTCACTGTAGTGATGGCATCTGAAGAACGGATCGTATTTCATATATTCCAGGAAATCGTTCATCCATCCCATATTCCACTTATAGTCAAATCCCAGGCCGTCCTCCTTGACCGTTCCGGTGATCTTCGGCCAGGCCGTAGATTCCTCGGCGATCAGGACTGCCCCGTCTTTTCTTCCTTTAAATACGGAATTCAGGTGTTTTAAGAATTCCACCGCCTCCAGGTTCTCGTGGCCGCCGTAGATATTGGCAACCCATTCTCCCGGATTCTTGCCGTAATCGAGATAGAGCATGGATGCCACCGCGTCAAACCTGATTCCGTCCGCGTGATAGCGGTCGGCCCAGAACATCGCGTTGGCGATCAGGAAGTTGGAAACTCCCGGCCTTCCGTAATTATAAATTAAAGTTCCCCAATGAGGGTGTGAACCCTTTCTCGGATCCTTGTGCTCATAAACGCAGGTGCCGTCAAATTGGGCCATGCCCCAGGCATCCCTTGGAAAGTGGGCCGGCACC is part of the [Clostridium] symbiosum genome and encodes:
- a CDS encoding HD domain-containing protein; amino-acid sequence: MIREAAEFAEKAHRGAFRKGSKIPYITHPLETAVIASMMSDDEEVIAAALLHDTIEDAGVSYGELKEHFGRHVADLVAEESEDKSKTWMERKSCTINHLRSAGREIKIITLADKLSNIRSTARDYILVGEKIWERFNVKEKEKHAWYYNSMVDLLADLREYPEYQEYVRLCRSVFGRPGK
- a CDS encoding mechanosensitive ion channel family protein, which translates into the protein MTGHIFMLATAGTAATDAVESINRDISDLQQLKPGMIKQMLTDLGPDLMSLGWKLFIALLIFLIGRKLIRIVQKMMNASFERTGVEIGVSKFLRSLTEFILYALLVFIILGQLGVNTTSILAVLGTASLALSLSLQQSLANFAGGVLILMMKPFKVGDYIICPQGEGTVSMIGLVYTTLATVDNKAITVPNGTLANSTVTNVTAMDKRRLDLTVGIGYQSDLKKAKLILEKLYTEHPAIIKDSDITVFVDSLGDSSVMIGARGWVAAADYWKTRWDITEKIKLAFDEAGIEIPFNQMDVHIVRDGGQTAAGQSE
- the glgB gene encoding 1,4-alpha-glucan branching protein GlgB; amino-acid sequence: MDKTLYDLMDWAGIEELVYSEASNPHNMLGAHMTEEGMLVQAFIPTARDITVKITSTGKKYQMELADDAGFFAALIPRKTLAEYTLLVFYDNGTLSEIHDPYSFAPQFTDSDLKKFEAGIHYGIYNKMGAHPMTVKGTPGVYFSVWAPCAMRVSVVGDFNLWDGRRHQMRKLGESGIFELFIPGVKKGAVYKYEVKFRNGDPALKADPYANYAELRPNTASVVWDLNQYEWNDREWMDKRAKTDTKTNPMSVYEVHLGSWMRKPITVDDMGSEIVGSEFYNYREIAVKLAEYVKEMGYTHVELMPVMEHPLDASWGYQVTGYYAPTSRFGTPDDFMYFMDYMHGQGIGVILDWVPAHFPRDAWGMAQFDGTCVYEHKDPRKGSHPHWGTLIYNYGRPGVSNFLIANAMFWADRYHADGIRFDAVASMLYLDYGKNPGEWVANIYGGHENLEAVEFLKHLNSVFKGRKDGAVLIAEESTAWPKITGTVKEDGLGFDYKWNMGWMNDFLEYMKYDPFFRCHHYSELTFSMLYAYSEDFILVFSHDEVVHGKGSMVGKMPGQTMEEKFANLRAAYGFMMGHPGKKLLFMGQDFGQLNEWNENAELEWNLLEYPLHSEMKEYVKELNHLYRTHPAFYRNDYHPEGFEWVNCMDSANNIVSFIRKTDKKEETLLFVCNFAPVLHEKYVTGVPFEGKYKEIFNSEAKKFGGSGKGNPRVKTSREEECDGRDYSITIQVPPLSVCVFSCTPEKAAKPVQKTQKKTAVKNAKSKSTAKTADTVKTVDTVKAADTAKTAGNVKRAETVKPAANAEKKSGAKPGNAPVPERKPADVIPLKKRTKK